A segment of the Gossypium hirsutum isolate 1008001.06 chromosome D10, Gossypium_hirsutum_v2.1, whole genome shotgun sequence genome:
CAGTATTATCCCTATATCCCTCTGCTTTCGTGTTAAAGAAGGAGATCACGTTATAATCGGACAATGCAAGTTTGTTGTTTGATTGCATTTTATCCCTTCTACAATCAACTGATTTGCATGGATGGATGCCTCAAAGTCTTCACCAACAAGCTACTGTAGTTTATTACGAAATTTCAACAAGAAATAAATCAGAATGGTTGGTCACGAAGAGTCTGCTAATAGATAGATGACTTCAATTCTGTCAAAGTAAACAAAATGGATATATAACATATAGCCTACcacatttcttaattaaatatttagtaaATATTTTTGCAGTCATCAACTTGGAACAAATAGATAGAAACCAGATATAATTCACTGCCATGATTTTAGACAGCTTTTGTTGTATGAGATTTTGGCCTCATGTTTCTTTCGGCATTTGATTTAATATTCTGTTGACTGGTGTGTTTCTGACTACATTTTTAGGCACCACTTTACTGGGACTTGTATGCTCCAAAAGGTTTAAATTCAGCTTGAATATGTTTTACATGCCATAACTTTGAGTACCAAGGGACTACATCTGCTTCAGAATTGGCATCATGTGGTCTGGATGCCCAGGAGTTAAATAGACCTGATAGGATGCAAGATAACACAGCACATGATAGTGTCAATCCTGTTAAAGTGCTGTAATCACTGGTTTGGCTATAAGCCTATAACAAATAGAGTTTCTTTCTGTTCTTTTTTGTAAGTTTCCTTCTTTTTAGGGTGCAATTGTGTTCTCTAACATAGTGACGACAGTATCACCCACTTATGCACAAGAAGTCTGAATTGCTGAGGTAAGAATATTTTGTAGTTTTTCTTTCAAGAACATGGTcttccttttataattttaaggttgAACTACAAAATCATGTCCCTAACTTTTACAGGGAGGAAAAGGCCTCCATTCAACACTGAATTCTCACTCAAGAAAGTTCATGGGAATCTTAAATGGGATCAATACTGATGCATGGAATCCTGCCAGTGATAATTTTCTCAAAGTGCAGTATAGTGCTAATGATATGCAAGGGAAAGCAGAAAATAAAGCTGCAATGAGAAGGGATCTAGTGCTTTCATCTGCTGATGATCAATGGCCAGTGGTAATTTTATTTCTGAAGTCTTTATTTGTTATATCAACATTGCTAAGATGTATTATATATTCTCTATGAAAGCTTTTGAGTTACAATGTAAGTTTAAGGTCACATTTAGGTTCCAATAACACAGCATTATAGGAGGTTCTTATTATTTCTTAGCTGAATACTGCCTAGATTCTTACTCGAAGTCTTTTACTATTGAATAGGTAGGCTGCATAACAAGATTGGTGCCACAGAAAGGTGTTCATCTGATTAAGCATGCCATATATCGAACATTGGAGATGGGCAATCAGTTTGAACTTCTTGGTTCATGTCCAGTTCCCCACATTCAAGTGAATCTCTACTGCTGTTTTCTCTGTGTGAACAACGAATTTCTTTCTGCTTGCATGAATGAAAgctataaaaacaataaaaactcTATTCAGGCATATCATTCCATGCGgagttatttgttttattttaagttGATACTTTTCCTGTTCCATACTTAGTACATTGAGACTTTCCTTTGCGttattaaatacatttaaaaatttgAGATAATCATAAATTGTGTTATTAAAATGTGCGTAAACTCTTTagtcaaatacatttaaaaattagaataccttttttataattataaaaatgtaattatttaCCGTGTCCAAATACGCCAAATAGCAAGTAATACTTTTCtttgattatttatatttacGCCAGATAAGTTGGAGTGTGTTTCAGATAATTCAAATGTCAAATTCTTTAGGATTGATCTACAGAATAGTTCTCAGGTCAGCCTTATATCCTGGATTCCAAAAGTGTTAACGTGGATTTTCTTTCTTGATGTTATACATGTATATgttattcaataattttttaaaggacCTGGATTTATGGTATATCTTTCCCTTTCCACTAATTTCTTCTACTTTAATTGTTACTATGAGTGTTGTATgcatatgcttttttttttcgtCTTTCTTTAATAGTTAGACTGATTATTGTTACTATGAGTGTTATATCAATTTTGATACCCTTCTGTATCATGAAGTTTGTTATCTGACAAAAGAGATGAGAATTTGGGAGTcaagttataatttaatttattaatgaaatctTCAGTGCTC
Coding sequences within it:
- the LOC107914892 gene encoding probable starch synthase 4, chloroplastic/amyloplastic isoform X2; this translates as MGILNGINTDAWNPASDNFLKVQYSANDMQGKAENKAAMRRDLVLSSADDQWPVVGCITRLVPQKGVHLIKHAIYRTLEMGNQFELLGSCPVPHIQISWSVFQIIQMSNSLGLIYRIVLRTSQEGDM
- the LOC107914892 gene encoding probable starch synthase 4, chloroplastic/amyloplastic isoform X1 — translated: MGILNGINTDAWNPASDNFLKVQYSANDMQGKAENKAAMRRDLVLSSADDQWPVVGCITRLVPQKGVHLIKHAIYRTLEMGNQFELLGSCPVPHIQISWSVFQIIQMSNSLGLIYRIVLSLTTLKTRRGATATEPSRYFFQWLELLLLVII
- the LOC107914892 gene encoding probable starch synthase 4, chloroplastic/amyloplastic isoform X3, producing MGILNGINTDAWNPASDNFLKVQYSANDMQGKAENKAAMRRDLVLSSADDQWPVVGCITRLVPQKGVHLIKHAIYRTLEMGNQFELLGSCPVPHIQFNYSENTERSNSNRTK